CGCATCACCTTCGGCCATTCGCTGCGGCGCACGGCCGCGTCAGTCTGAGGAATGCCGCGCACCAACGACAGCAGCAACGCCATGGCGTGGTCGGCCACGGACGGCGCATTCACCCCGGCACCGTTGGTGACGACGATGCCACGGTTGGCGGCCGCCTGCAGGTCCACATGTTCGTAGCCGGCGCCGATCACGCAGATGATCTCCAGCAACGGCAGCGCGGCGATTTCCTCCGCATACAGCCCCAGCGGGCCACGGGTCAGCACGGCCTTGATCTGCCCACCGTGGGCTTTGATCGCCTGGGCGCGTTCGGCCGGTGTCGGAGCCAGAATCACATGAAAGTCATTGCTCTCGATGATTTGCAGGTATTCGTTGATGGTTTCAACCAGGACCAGGACGGTGGTGGACATCGGAAGGCTCTTCCTGAAGGGTTTGAAGGGTGAGTATGCGGGATTTGTACGACGGAACGTTTTGTTCAGTCATAAAAATCCCGCCCAGGTCACGCTAGAACTCAATACTTTGCGCCTTGACCCGCTTCACAAACGCCCCCGCCAGGGTCGCATTGTGATGTTCGATGATCGCCGCGGCCGACAACGCCGGGGTGTCCATGCAGGTATGGCCGTCTTCCGGCAAGATCACCGAAAACCCCAGTTCCACGGCGACGCGGCAAGTAGTGTCGATGCAGAACTGGGTTTTCATCCCCACAATCACCAGTTCATCGACCTGCGTCGCCGCCAGTTGCTGGGCGAGGTCAGTGCCGAAAAAGCAGCTGGGGCGGGTTTTATTGAACAGGTGGTCACGGGCTGCGTCGACAGCCAGGCCGGGCCACAGCTGCCAGAGCGGGCTGCCGGCTTCAATCGGCGAGCCCACCGGCCCTGTGTGGCGGGCGACGAAGATCGGCGCGTCGACCGCGCGGGCGCGCTGAATCAGTTGGTTGATGGTCGCCAGCACGCGTTCGCGTTCAAAGGGTTTTTCCGGGCCATCGTATAAACCGATTTGCATATCGATGATCAGCAGGGCGTTTGCCATGGTCTTGCTCCTTGCAGTGGCCAGGTGGCGGAGCCATAAAAAAGGCCCCGTCCATTGCTGGCGGGGCCTTGGGTTGAATCCGTGTGTGTTTAGTTCAAGCACCCACAGCAACCGCACGACCCGCCATTAGCGGTCGTGGTGGTGGTGCGGGTGAGGTGCAGCTGAATAAGGTTCATGCCCCGATCATGCTGGGCCAGGCGCGCGGCTGTCAACGGACACATCCGATTTCTTCTCGGGTAGCAGCGTGTTTCGCGCGGCTTCCAGGAATTCGTCTGACAAGCTGCTGCCGCGTGTCGCACGCGCCAGCGTGACGGCGCCGATCATCATCGCGTACTTGGCCAGCATGGCCTGGCGGTCGTCATCCTGAAGCTGGGCGAAGATCTCCAGTGACTGTTCAACCCCAGCGATAAAGGTGTGCTGCAGCGGCGTGTCGGCGGGCTCATGGCACATGTCCGGGGTGAAGGCGGATATGGGGCAGCCGTCGCCCGGATTGTCGCGGTGGTTGGCTGAAAAATAGTGGCGCAGGATGGCTTCGCGGGCGGAGTGCGGGTCTTCACAGCGCTCGAGTTTCTCCTGCCAGCCCTGGTTGGATTGCTCGAAAGCCTTCTGGCTAGCCTCGGTGGCCAAGGCTTCCTTGGACGCAAAGTGCCCGTAGAAACCGCCGTGGGTCAGGCCGGCGGCGGCCATCACATCCGACAGGCTGATGCCGTGCAGCCCGCGCTCACGAAACAGGTGCGTGGCCGCCTCGACGATGATTTCACGGTTGAGTGCGGCTTGTTTGCGGGAAACGCGAGGCATGGCGGGGCTCTCAAAAAAAAAAGGCGGGCACAGCCTCAACGTACAGGAACCAGGTCGATTCTAAAATAGATTTGCCAGGGAATGTATTATTCAGCCAAAGCCGGCGCCTATAAATTGCCTCCTGGGTCAGTTCCAGCGCGGCTGCACAGTGTAATCGTCCAGCCGCCTGGCCATCATTACTGCGCAGCGCCAACCTGCCGTGCCTTGTTTTGTTCCGCCTGTGCGATGGGCATGAAGTCGTACGTGGGAAAGAATTCTGTTGTGTAAACACCCCAGGCGGTGTTTTCGATCGCAAGATTAACTTCTGCCAGGCGCCGCGCAGGCAGGCGCAGGACGATCACCTGCCCAATGCCCATGGTTATATTCCAACTGACCACTTCCACGCCGGCAGGAGGGAACACTTTGTGAAATTCCTGCTGGGCAAGTTGTGCTTTCAGCGCGCTGAGCGGTCGTGACTGATCGTGTTTAAGGAAAACGGTCAACATGACTGCATTGTCGGACGTAACGGCATTGGTGTGGGCGGGCTGGGCGGGAGTGGTCTGTGCAATGGCAACGCCTGGTAGCAAGGTGGCTGCCAGCAGTGCAGGGATATACCACGACTTGATGCGGGTGCTTATATTCATGTTGGTAACTCACTGGTTATTATTGAAATGTGGGCGAGTGACAGTTATAAGGCTTTGAATAGTTGGCTAGTTCGACATGGCCGTCTTGATCGGGCCATTGTACGGGGCGTGCACCACGTAAATTCGAACAGGAGGGTTGGTGGCTACCATGTCGCGAGGCACTTCGCGCGAGTAAGTGAACTCGCGGTTATCAAGTTTTTCCAGGCGTCGGACAATTGTTCTGTTCGGTCCCTTGTCAGGTATCAGAACATGGGTCTTCCTGTCGCCGCTGACCAAGAAGTAACCGCCACCGCCGTCGGCATATTTTGATTGCCCGGTGTCGGTGTAAAAAAAACTTGTAGCGGTTACGCTGCGGGTCCCACATTGATATCCCCACCACGCCGGGGTAGCTGGCCTTGACGTCCTGCTCTGGCGCGCCCTCTATATAAACCCTGGTGGTCAACCATTGAGGAGAAGAGCCCAGGGCATTAGGGTCGGATATAGGCTGTTTGGCGTAACTTGCAAACGGGCTTAATGAACTTATAAGCAGTAGGCCGGAAAAAACAAGCGTATGTGTTCGCATTTTCGAACTCCTGAGGCGTTAAGTGAGGGAGCCGTTATTGTTTTGTAAATGGTGCGACGAAGGATGTTAGTTTGACGTCTGTCGGGTGCTCAATGGCTGGGTATATTCCTGTAACAGTTATTACGTTGTTGCTGTGAAAAAATAATTTAGATGCAGGTTTCATCTGTTTCTTTTGTGAGAATTCTCTTTAAGTTTGGGTGCGTGATGATCGTGAAGGCGCCAGGGCGCGCAGCGTCAGCGCGAGCCTGGGCTGCGGTCAAAAATAGAGTGTTTGGGCATGCATTCCATGTGCGCAGCCCTCTAAAACCGCCGCCTACGGCCGCACTCAAACACCTGCACCGCACCACCGTTCCTCAGCTAAGTCTTTGCTTATTCAAGAGAATCCCGGACAATCGCGCGCTTGTTATGGTCGGGGCGCTGCCTGTCAGGTTTTTCTGACTCGTCCCGGCTATGGAAATGCGGAGATCCGACCGGATGAATGATCAGGCCAATAGCGTCGACGAACGCTATGCAACGACACCTGCAACCCTCACAAGCTGGAGCCGCCAGGACACCACCTGGATGCTCGGCCTATTCGGCACCGCCATCGGCGCCGGTACTTTGTTTTTGCCGATCAACGCGGGTCTTGGGGGCTTCTGGCCGCTGGTGATCCTGGCGCTGCTGGCATTTCCGATGACGTTCTTTGCCCACCGTGGCCTGACCCGTTTTGTACTGTCCGGGCGTGAAGGCTCCGACATCACCGACGTGGTCGAAGAACATTTCGGCCTCAAGGCCGGTGCACTGATCACCTTGTTGTACTTCTTCGCGATCTTCCCGATCCTGCTGATCTACAGCGTGGCACTGACCAACACGGTCAGCAGCTTCATGGAGCACCAACTGCACATCATGCCGCCGCCACGCGCGATCCTGGCGTTTGTGCTGATCCTGGGCCTGTTGGCCGTGGTGCGTTGCGGTGAGCAAGTGATCGTCAAGGCCATGAGCCTGATGGTGTATCCGTTTATCGTCGCGTTGTTGTTCCTCGCCGTGTACCTGATCCCACACTGGACCGGTGGCATTCTCAGCACCGCCAGCGAGGTGCCGGCGCCGTCGGCGCTGCTTAACACGCTGTGGCTGGCGATTCCGGTGATGGTGTTCTCGTTCAACCATTCGCCGATCATCTCGGCCTTCGCGGTGGACCAGAAGCGTCAGTACGGCGCGCACGCCGATGAGCGCAGCTCGCAGATCCTGTCGCGCGCGCACTTGCTGATGGTGGTGATGGTGCTGTTCTTCGTGTTCAGCTGCGTGCTGACGCTGTCGCCGGCGCAACTGGCCGAGGCGAAAGCGCAGAACCTGTCGATCCTGTCGTACCTGGCCAACCACTTTGACAACCCGACCATCGCCTTCGCCGCGCCGTTGATTGCGTTTGTGGCGATTGCCAAGTCGTTCCTGGGCCACTATATCGGCGCCAGCGAGGGTCTCAAAGGTCTGGTGCTCAAGACCGGTCGCCGCCCGGCTGCCAAGTCCCTGGACCGCATGACCGCCGCCTTCATGCTGGTGGTGTGCTGGATCGTCGCCACGCTGAACCCGAGCATCCTCGGCATGATCGAGACCCTGGGTGGCCCGATCATCGCGTCGATCCTGTTCCTGATGCCGATGTACGCGATCCGCAAGGTGCCGGCCATGGCCAAGTACCGGGGGCAGGCGTCCAACGTGTTTGTTACCGCAGTCGGTCTGGTCGCGATTACCGCGCTGATATACTCGCTGCTGTCCTGACACCAAGCTGCACACCCCAAGGCCGATTCGCGCACTGCGCGAATCGGCTTTTTTTGCGCCTGGAAAACTTGCCGAGTCTCGACCCTGGGCAGGCAATGAGGGCTAAGCTGTCGGCATAGTCATTTCTGTGGAGAGATTCATGGCACGGCCGCGCCCGCAACTGATCACCTGCAAACTGGAAAAGCTGCACCCGACGCAATTGACCGTCGGCATGGCTGAAGTGGCCACCAAGCGCGAAGCCTGGACCAGGCTCAAACGCAAGGAGCGCGCCGCCGCGCTCGACAAGCACTGGTTTCCTTGCGTGCTGGGGCCGGACGAGCGTTATTACATCACCGATCACCACCATTTCGGCCTGGCGCTGCTGCTGGAAGAGGTCAAGAGTGTTTCGTTGCTGATGCTCAAGGACTTGTCATTTGTGGAGCGCAGCACCTTCTGGAATGTCATGGCGTTCAATCAGTGGGTGCATCCTTACGACGCGCGTGGCCTGCGTCGGACCTACGAAGCCATTCCGCGCAAGATAACCGACCTGCAGGACGACCCGTATCGCAGCCTGGCGGGCCTGTTGCGTATGGCGGGTGGCTACGCCAAGGACGCGACGCCGTTCAGCGAGTTTCTGTGGGCCGACTTTTTTCGCACCCGCATCGGCAGCGACGTGGTCAGCCAACCGAACGCCAAGCTGTTGAGCAAGGCCATGGGCCTGGCGCGCAGCCAGGAAGCGCGTTATTTGCCGGGATGGGTCGGGCCGATTGAAAACTGAAACCGCTGACCCAGTTGCCACGCCTCCCAATCGCACCCAGGACCTGCTCGCCGGGTTATCCATTGCCGGTTTGCTGCTGCCGGAGGCCGTGGCTTATTCCAGTATCGCCGCGCTGCCGCCCCAGGCCGGGGTGATTGCGCTGTTTGCCGGGCTGGTGTGTTACGGCCTGTTCGGCACCAGCCGCTTTGCAATTGTCTCGGCCACCTCGTCTTCGGCAGCAGTATTGGCTGCCGCCACCGCCAGCCTGGCGGGCGGTGACCCGGCGCTGAGGCTGGCCCTGGCGTTCGGGTTGGTGTTGATCACCGGGGTGCTGTTCCTGCTGGCCGGGCTGTTCAAGCTTGGCGGTGTCACTTCGTTTATCGCTAAACCGGTGTTGCGCGGGTTTGCCTTCGGCCTGGCGCTGACCATCATCCTCAAGCAGCTGGCCAGTGTGGTCGGTGTGCACTTGACCGACAACAACCTGGTCCGCTTTCTGCCGCAACTGATAGAGCAGCTGCCCCGTTGGAACTGGCCGGCTGCGATGGTCGCGGCGGCTGCGTTGATAGTGTTGTGGTTGTGTGCGCGTATTCCGCGCCTGCCGGGCGGGCTGCTGGTGGTGATCCTGGGCATTGTTGCCGGGCAGTACCTGGAGTTACAGGCACACGGTGTGGCGTTGATCGGTCTGATCGACTTGCGCCTGGAATTCGGGCATTTGCCGGTGCTGCCATTCGCCGATTGGCTGCGCCTGGGTGAGTTGGCGTTTGCCTTGGTGATGATCCTGTATGCGGAGTCCTACGGTTCTATCAGTTCGTTCGCGCTGAAGCACGGCGACCGTGTGTCATCCAACCGCGACCTGCTTGCGCTGGGCGCGGCCAACCTGATCTCCGGGCTGTTTCACGGCATGCCGGCCGGTGCCGGCTATTCCGCGACCTCGGCCAATGAGGCCGCCGGTGCCGGTTCACGCCTGGCCGGAATCGTCGCCGCGCTGGTGGTGCTGGTGATCGTGCTGACGGTACTGCCCTATGTCGCACTGACCCCGGAACCGGTGCTTGCCGCCATCGTCATCTACGCGCTGGGCCGTGGTTTGAGCCTGCAGCCGCTGGGGCGTTATTTTCTCTGGCGGCGCGATCGTCTGCTGGTGATCTGTGCCGTGGCTGCAGTGCTGGTGCTGGGCGTGCTGGATGGCTTGCTGGTGTCGGTAGCGATCAGCGTGGTGCTGATGCTGCGCCAGATGTCGGCGGCTGATATCCAGGTGCTGGGGCGCTTGGGTGACAGCCATGACTTTGTCGATCGTCAACACCACGCTGATGCCGTGCAAGTGCCGGGCCTGCTGATCGTGCGGCCCAGCGAGGCGCTGTTTTTTGCCAATGCCGAACGCATTCTTGGCGCAGCGTTGCGCCTGATGCGCCAATCGCCGGTGGAGGCGGTGGTGCTGAGCCTGGAAGAATCTCCGGATCTGGATGGCACCAGTATCGAGGCGCTGGCGGCGTTTTTTGCGCAGGTGCGCGGGGAGGGCAAGCGTTTGGTGCTGGCGCGCGTGCGGCATGACGCGTTGGAAGTGCTGCAAGCCTTGCCGGAGGCGCTTGCGCCACAGGTCTTGCTCAGCGGCTTGAGCGTTGACGGTGCTGTGCAGTTGGCACTGCGGCACCCGTCCTGAATGTGCAAAGCATCAACTGTGGGAGCTGGCTTGCCTGCGATAGCGGTAGGTCAGTCAACGATGTATCAACTGACGGACAGCCATCGCAGGCAAGCCAGCTCCCACAGGGGTTTTGTGGTGTTGTCGAGGCTGTATTCCAGGCATAAAAAACGCCGCGTACCTCTCGATACGCGGCGTCCTTTACATCAACTCACATCGAGGCGCTGGCGGCATTTTTTTGCGCAGGTGCGCGGGGAGGGCAAGCGTTTGGTGCTGGCACGCGTGCGGCATGACGCGTTGGAAGTGCTGCAAGCCTTGCCGGAGGCGCTTGCGCCACAGGTCTTGCTCAGCGGCTTGAGCGTTGATGGTGCTGTGCAGTTGGCGCTACAGACCCAAACCTGAGCGTGCAAGGCATCAACTGTGGGAGCTGGCTTGCCTGCGATAGCGGTAGGTCAGTCAAAGATGCATCAACTGATGGACAGCTATCGCAGGCAAGCCAGCTCCCACAGGGGTTTGTATTCCAGGCATAAAAAACGCCGCGTACCTCTCGATACGCGGCGTCCTTTACATCAACACACCTTAGGCTTGAATCACCGGGATGTTGGCGCTTGCTGCGATTTTGCGGAACTCGGCGATCTGGTCGAAGTTCAGGTAGCGGTAAACGTCACTGGCCATGGTGTCCAGTTTCGCTGCGTAACCCATGTACTCTTCGACGGTCGGCAGGCGACCCAGCGTGGAGGCCACAGCTGCCAGCTCAGCCGACGCCAGGTAGACGTTGGCGCCGTCACCCAGACGGTTCGGGAAGTTACGGGTCGACGTCGACACAACGGTCGAGTTCGGCTCTACACGTGCCTGGTTACCCATGCACAGCGAGCAGCCCGGCATTTCCATGCGCGCGCCAGCCTTGCCGTAGATGCCGTAGTAGCCTTCTTCGGTCAGTTGGTGAGCGTCCATCTTGGTCGGCGGCGACAGCCACAGACGGGTTGGCAGCTGACCCTTGACCTGTTCCAGCAACTTGCCGGCAGCGCGGAAGTGACCGATGTTGGTCATGCACGAACCGATGAACACTTCGTCGATCTTCTCACCGGCAACGCTGGACAACAGACGGGCATCGTCCGGGTCGTTCGGTGCGCAGAGGATCGGCTCGTTGATTTCGGCCAGGTCGATTTCGATGATTTCGGCGTATTCCGCGTCGGCATCGGCTTCCATCAGTTCCGGGTTGGCAACCCAGGCTTCCATCGCTTGGGCGCGACGTTCCAGGGTGCGTGCATCGCCGTAGCCTTCGCCGATCATCCAGCGCAGCAGGGTGATGTTGGAGTTCAGGTATTCGGTGACCGAATCTTTCGACAGCTTGATGGTGCAACCGGCAGCCGAACGTTCAGCCGAGGCGTCGGACAGCTCGAACGCTTGCTCCAGCGTCAGGTCGTTCAGGCCTTCGATTTCCAGGATGCGGCCGGAGAAGGCGTTCTTCTTGCCTTTCTTCTCTACGGTCAGCAGGCCAGCCTGGATCGCGTAGTAAGGAATGGCATGAACCAGGTCACGCAGGGTGATGCCAGGTTGCATTTTGCCTTTGAAGCGCACCAGGATCGATTCCGGCATGTCCAGTGGCATCACGCCAGTGGCTGCAGCGAACGCGACCAGACCGGAACCGGCCGGGAACGAGATGCCCATCGGGAAACGGGTGTGGGAGTCACCACCGGTGCCGACGGTGTCCGGCAGCAGCATGCGGTTCAGCCAGCTGTGGATGATGCCGTCGCCTGGACGCAGCGATACACCGCCACGGGTCATGATGAAGTCAGGCAGGGTGTGGTGGGTGGTCACGTCGATCGGCTTGGGGTAAGCCGCGGTGTGGCAGAACGACTGCATCACCAGATCGGTCGAGAAGCCCAGGCACGCCAGGTCTTTCAGTTCATCACGGGTCATAGGACCGGTGGTGTCCTGGGAGCCCACGGTGGTCATCTTCGGTTCGCAGTAGGTGCCAGGACGAACGCCTTTGCCTTCTGGCAGACCGCAGGCGCGACCGACCATTTTCTGCGCCAGGGTGTAGCCCTTGTCGCTTTCAGCCGGTGCTTCCGGCAGTTTGAACAGGGTCGAAGGCGGCAGGCCGAGTTCGGCACGTGCCTTTTCGGTCAGGCCACGGCCGATGATCAGCGGGATACGGCCGCCGGCGCGAACTTCGTCCAACAGCACCGGGGTCTTCATTTCGAAGGTGGTCAGGACTTCATCGGTGCCGTGTTTGCAGACTTTGCCAGCATGCGGGTACAGGTCGATCACGTCGCCCATGTTCATGTTGGTGACGTCGAATTCGATTGGCAGTGCGCCAGCATCTTCCATGGTGTTGTAGAAGATCGGAGCGATCTTGCTGCCGAAGCAGAAGCCGCCTGCGCGCTTGTTCGGCACGTAAGGAACGTCGTCGCCGAAGAACCACAGTACCGAGTTGGTTGCCGATTTACGCGACGAACCGGTGCCGACCACGTCACCGACGTAGGCGATCGGGAAGCCTTGGCCGCGCATCTCTTCGATCTGCTTCATCGGGCCGGTCTTGCCTTGCTCGTCCGGCACGATGCCTTCGCGCGCCATTTTCAGCATGGCCAGGGCGTGCAGCGGGATGTCAGGACGGGACCAGGCATCCGGGGCAGGGGACAGGTCGTCGGTGTTGGTTTCGCCGGTGACCTTGAACACGCGCAGGCTGATCTTGTCGGCCAGGGTCGGGCGGTTCTTGAACCACTCGCCATCGGCCCAGGACTGGATCACGGCTTTGGCGTGTTCGTTGCCGTTCTTGGCTTTTTCCGCGACGTCGTGGAACGCATCGAACATCAGCAGGGTGTGCTTGAGTTGGGCGGCAGCGACGGGCGCCAGTTCGGCGTCGTCCAGCAGCTCGACCAGGGTCACGATGTTGTAGCCGCCTTGCATGGTGCCGAGCAGTTCAACAGCGCGTTTCTTGTCGATCAGGGGGGAAGTGGCTTCGCCCTTGGCCAGGGCAGACAGGAAACCGGCCTTGACGTAGGCAGCTTCGTCAACGCCTGGTGGGATGCGGTTGGTGATCAGGTCAACGAGGAATTCTTCTTCGCCAGCCGGGGGATTTTTCAGCAGCTCAACCAGGCCTGCGGTTTGTTCGGCGTTAAGCGGCTGGGGAACGATACCCAGTGCTGCACGCTCTTCGATATGTTTGCGGTAGGCTTCAAGCACAGTTATTACCCTCATCAGTGGTCCCACGGGACGCTCATCCAGAAATGAACGGCACGCATGCGCTCGGGGGCTTTTTGGGCCGCAAAGCCAGCGCTGCCGGCATTCCTCACAGAAGCTGCTTTCAAAGTTTTACGCCTGCAGAACGGAGCTGATGAGGGTTGGCGCTGGCTGTTACCTACCGGGTAATAACCATCGCCAACACCGTTCTGAAGGAACGACTGTGCTCGTGACGCTTTGAAAACAGCTTCCAGCGGATTATTGGCGCCTTACAAGGCCGGATGATTCTACGGCAAAAAAAATCTAAAGGTAAGTTGCCTAACCAAGTTTGCTGGGTGATCAACCTTAGACAAAGGGCTAACATGGCGCACTGTTTCGCTGATTTGTGTGTCGCTGCCCATGTCCAACCAAACCATCAAGACCCCCTGCGTCGGCCTGTGCTCTACGGTTTACGGCGATCTGGTGTGCCGTGGCTGCAAGCGTTTCCACCACGAAGTGATCCAGTGGAATGGCTATAACGAGGAAGAAAAACGCGCCGTCTGGCTTCGACTTGAGCAGCTGTTGGTGCAGGTGATGGCCGGCAAGCTGGAGGTTTTCGACCCCAAGATGCTGCGCGGGCAGTTGGAGCAGCGCAAAATTCGCTTTGTGCCGCACCAGTCCGAGTACTGCTGGGCCTACCAGTTGATTGCCCGGGGCGCGCGGGTGATTTCCAATCTGGAGGCTTATGGCATGGTGCTGATGCCGGAGTTTCGCGATTGGGCATTGCCGGAGCTGCGCGATGCCATTGACCGCGAGTTTTTTATCCTGTCCGAGGCGCATTATCAGCGCTATATCGCCCCTGGGTTCCTGCGGGATGCGTTTGCTGACTGACAATACAAAGCAAAAATGTGGGAGCGGGCTTGCTCGCGAATGCGGTCTGTCAGTTGATACAGATGTCGACTGAGCCACCCTATTCGCGAGCAAGCCCGCTCCCACATTTAATCTTCATTGTCTCAAGCTTTGGTCGCCAGCTCTTCCAAGTGATCCATCAACTCCTGCGGCTTGAGCACCAGCACATCACTCTCCACCGCATCCAGTACCACTTCCGCCGTATTGCCGATCAACGCCCCCGAAATACCCGTGCGTGCCACAGTGCCGATGATCGTCACCGCCGCCTGCCATTTATGCGCCGCATGCGGGATCAACACGTCGGCCGGGCCTTCCTCGATATGCAGGCGCGCGTCATCCACGTCGAACTCGGCCTGGAACGCCTTGCACTGCTCGCGATAGCGCGCCTCGATGGTTTCCTTGAGCTGGAACGTCGGGTCGGCCGCCGACAGCATGGGCGATGGATGCGCGCTGATCACGTGCAATTGCGCCTTGGCCAGGCTGGCTATTTCAAACCCGTGGTCAATGATGGTGTTGTGCAGTGCCTGGTGTTCAGTGTCGTTGTTGCCCACGTCAATCGCCGCCAGCACCACCTTGTCGGCCCACGGCGTGGCCGTTTTCACCAGCAGCACCGGAGTCGGGCAGTAGCGCAGCAGTTTCCAGTCGGCGGGGGTCAGCAAGGCCTTTTTCAGCGGGCTGTCGGCGAAGTGCTGCTTGATCACCAGCCCGCAGCCCTCGGCCTG
The sequence above is a segment of the Pseudomonas sp. R76 genome. Coding sequences within it:
- a CDS encoding cysteine hydrolase family protein: MANALLIIDMQIGLYDGPEKPFERERVLATINQLIQRARAVDAPIFVARHTGPVGSPIEAGSPLWQLWPGLAVDAARDHLFNKTRPSCFFGTDLAQQLAATQVDELVIVGMKTQFCIDTTCRVAVELGFSVILPEDGHTCMDTPALSAAAIIEHHNATLAGAFVKRVKAQSIEF
- a CDS encoding serine/threonine transporter; this encodes MNDQANSVDERYATTPATLTSWSRQDTTWMLGLFGTAIGAGTLFLPINAGLGGFWPLVILALLAFPMTFFAHRGLTRFVLSGREGSDITDVVEEHFGLKAGALITLLYFFAIFPILLIYSVALTNTVSSFMEHQLHIMPPPRAILAFVLILGLLAVVRCGEQVIVKAMSLMVYPFIVALLFLAVYLIPHWTGGILSTASEVPAPSALLNTLWLAIPVMVFSFNHSPIISAFAVDQKRQYGAHADERSSQILSRAHLLMVVMVLFFVFSCVLTLSPAQLAEAKAQNLSILSYLANHFDNPTIAFAAPLIAFVAIAKSFLGHYIGASEGLKGLVLKTGRRPAAKSLDRMTAAFMLVVCWIVATLNPSILGMIETLGGPIIASILFLMPMYAIRKVPAMAKYRGQASNVFVTAVGLVAITALIYSLLS
- a CDS encoding TetR/AcrR family transcriptional regulator, with product MPRVSRKQAALNREIIVEAATHLFRERGLHGISLSDVMAAAGLTHGGFYGHFASKEALATEASQKAFEQSNQGWQEKLERCEDPHSAREAILRHYFSANHRDNPGDGCPISAFTPDMCHEPADTPLQHTFIAGVEQSLEIFAQLQDDDRQAMLAKYAMMIGAVTLARATRGSSLSDEFLEAARNTLLPEKKSDVSVDSRAPGPA
- a CDS encoding DUF1289 domain-containing protein — protein: MSNQTIKTPCVGLCSTVYGDLVCRGCKRFHHEVIQWNGYNEEEKRAVWLRLEQLLVQVMAGKLEVFDPKMLRGQLEQRKIRFVPHQSEYCWAYQLIARGARVISNLEAYGMVLMPEFRDWALPELRDAIDREFFILSEAHYQRYIAPGFLRDAFAD
- a CDS encoding ParB-like protein; translated protein: MARPRPQLITCKLEKLHPTQLTVGMAEVATKREAWTRLKRKERAAALDKHWFPCVLGPDERYYITDHHHFGLALLLEEVKSVSLLMLKDLSFVERSTFWNVMAFNQWVHPYDARGLRRTYEAIPRKITDLQDDPYRSLAGLLRMAGGYAKDATPFSEFLWADFFRTRIGSDVVSQPNAKLLSKAMGLARSQEARYLPGWVGPIEN
- a CDS encoding SulP family inorganic anion transporter; this encodes MKTETADPVATPPNRTQDLLAGLSIAGLLLPEAVAYSSIAALPPQAGVIALFAGLVCYGLFGTSRFAIVSATSSSAAVLAAATASLAGGDPALRLALAFGLVLITGVLFLLAGLFKLGGVTSFIAKPVLRGFAFGLALTIILKQLASVVGVHLTDNNLVRFLPQLIEQLPRWNWPAAMVAAAALIVLWLCARIPRLPGGLLVVILGIVAGQYLELQAHGVALIGLIDLRLEFGHLPVLPFADWLRLGELAFALVMILYAESYGSISSFALKHGDRVSSNRDLLALGAANLISGLFHGMPAGAGYSATSANEAAGAGSRLAGIVAALVVLVIVLTVLPYVALTPEPVLAAIVIYALGRGLSLQPLGRYFLWRRDRLLVICAVAAVLVLGVLDGLLVSVAISVVLMLRQMSAADIQVLGRLGDSHDFVDRQHHADAVQVPGLLIVRPSEALFFANAERILGAALRLMRQSPVEAVVLSLEESPDLDGTSIEALAAFFAQVRGEGKRLVLARVRHDALEVLQALPEALAPQVLLSGLSVDGAVQLALRHPS
- a CDS encoding universal stress protein — encoded protein: MQAIRSILVVIEPEHSESLALKRAKLIAGVTGAHLHLLVCDKKHEHSALLSLLKSGLQEDGYSVTTEQAWNDSLHETIIDVQQAEGCGLVIKQHFADSPLKKALLTPADWKLLRYCPTPVLLVKTATPWADKVVLAAIDVGNNDTEHQALHNTIIDHGFEIASLAKAQLHVISAHPSPMLSAADPTFQLKETIEARYREQCKAFQAEFDVDDARLHIEEGPADVLIPHAAHKWQAAVTIIGTVARTGISGALIGNTAEVVLDAVESDVLVLKPQELMDHLEELATKA
- the acnB gene encoding bifunctional aconitate hydratase 2/2-methylisocitrate dehydratase; the protein is MLEAYRKHIEERAALGIVPQPLNAEQTAGLVELLKNPPAGEEEFLVDLITNRIPPGVDEAAYVKAGFLSALAKGEATSPLIDKKRAVELLGTMQGGYNIVTLVELLDDAELAPVAAAQLKHTLLMFDAFHDVAEKAKNGNEHAKAVIQSWADGEWFKNRPTLADKISLRVFKVTGETNTDDLSPAPDAWSRPDIPLHALAMLKMAREGIVPDEQGKTGPMKQIEEMRGQGFPIAYVGDVVGTGSSRKSATNSVLWFFGDDVPYVPNKRAGGFCFGSKIAPIFYNTMEDAGALPIEFDVTNMNMGDVIDLYPHAGKVCKHGTDEVLTTFEMKTPVLLDEVRAGGRIPLIIGRGLTEKARAELGLPPSTLFKLPEAPAESDKGYTLAQKMVGRACGLPEGKGVRPGTYCEPKMTTVGSQDTTGPMTRDELKDLACLGFSTDLVMQSFCHTAAYPKPIDVTTHHTLPDFIMTRGGVSLRPGDGIIHSWLNRMLLPDTVGTGGDSHTRFPMGISFPAGSGLVAFAAATGVMPLDMPESILVRFKGKMQPGITLRDLVHAIPYYAIQAGLLTVEKKGKKNAFSGRILEIEGLNDLTLEQAFELSDASAERSAAGCTIKLSKDSVTEYLNSNITLLRWMIGEGYGDARTLERRAQAMEAWVANPELMEADADAEYAEIIEIDLAEINEPILCAPNDPDDARLLSSVAGEKIDEVFIGSCMTNIGHFRAAGKLLEQVKGQLPTRLWLSPPTKMDAHQLTEEGYYGIYGKAGARMEMPGCSLCMGNQARVEPNSTVVSTSTRNFPNRLGDGANVYLASAELAAVASTLGRLPTVEEYMGYAAKLDTMASDVYRYLNFDQIAEFRKIAASANIPVIQA